The following proteins come from a genomic window of Oncorhynchus clarkii lewisi isolate Uvic-CL-2024 chromosome 23, UVic_Ocla_1.0, whole genome shotgun sequence:
- the LOC139381079 gene encoding serine/threonine-protein kinase LMTK1 isoform X3, producing the protein MHFLEEAQPYRALQHPALLQCLAQCTEVTPYLLVMEFCPLGDVKGYMRSCRTADTMTPEPLILQRMACEIASGLLHLHKHNFIHSDLALRNCLLTADVTVKIGDYGLSHNKYKDDYFVTSDQMYVPLRWIAPELIDEVHGNLLVVGQSKQSNVWSLGVTIWELFELGNQPYRHYSDRQVLTYAVREQQLRLPKPLLNIPLAERWYEVMQFCWLQPDQRPNAEEVHLLLSYLCAKGANEAEEDFERRWNSLRPNPNAGPNSLHHGAGALAIDLPSSSFPLLEQFSGCDGYHSESGDDILTVTETSHGLNFEYKWEKARAGAEQPYHRAALSSSGTLGAVNYHRQDLYYPPGPGGMVGGCGGVAYYEPKMLHGSGVGVVPVLSACSPSVSAEYYVRMEEPGVDCHINMDLDYTMCSYSPDYQGSNGSFLTGSGSADSGECIMGMGACPSQAHSKPVDSYWSADIRKAGGGGAYDSDPDGSPAISLTMEPLLGQVSDSSPLRPWEAGHYVSYKDRDGGFYYEHSPPMGIGHHMGLGLDHHQHYLMGREHSPPEPHKESWGSRSLRQALGELENPLGISPSISTPPQGGGPPFGVGDPYLETTKGPGSIIGGSSVTGGYYDMMGSLRKTMPTMPGHTHSVSITMASEDSDEEEDIFSERQRINSSNTWPSNLSSHCTNNNSLGLGRSRQAGCRQQQDAYVDFLYTMPTTDIEDSWPEEHNLTFRSSVSAAVKPIDCLEATAASAKDSSCLSLGKHHTLIPSDNAYNTYIYLCHEREGEREVKPPPIECCHSHFVDPLTGLVVRNYTCDGYRDQIVEILNNEEESVNLSPAPGGPSVSKSTLTHNTNTTTTVTNLDHPVQYVDITMDDTLSIDHKQEVVTEDKGVLTDPKPEDMTMAMTAPLPSVNVPGLVCLVEPESELSHTLDSGLDRDHCSSISLVDISDCYTDDDDEDDDITDVTSGIFADEASAGDLNTSPSLAHPLKSLQKQVGTPDSMTSMDSMDLMPLAAGSTTEPFSPAFSSSHPSSSSPKAMDSGYDTENNESPEFVPKEPHNEPRDPKTFTQPLGESVLDTSLDEEGEEGGEEAEVAPPEDEDEPTLDEDVTLAASQITDKEKELAPLSEKNPYRDSAYFSDYENERLSRDDEDEKVGGDENVGVEEGEKEESLTRKRELNPLRIEEEEGEGEMSLTEKRELSPLHIEEEEEGEGEVSLTEKRELSPLHIEEEEEGEGEVSLTEKRELSPLHIEEEEEEESLTERELSPLHIEEEEESLTEKREHSPLHIEEEEEEDETLALLEESEDPEMEGCLTEECHHDEGLELGLELASNISGEVEEGSEGWPAQEEPSSLGDWAAEVVGAMEEALGELKRSSSTETNSGTKEEEEEEGERRDMEDSSEALELADVLQEASCERSESIDKDDDDEENGPPARRQRFSSSSPPSIPPSPLPPMTPPPVRVSLTDGGEADEEDGDGDSDDSESDEELRCYSVQEEQSGGEESEEENHVVPIVVSDCSDAHNLRSLLKVPTTLTSESLADDLLGRKKKVVSFFDDVTVYLFDQQSPTKELAEHGFSPEAETSGQGSESKQPTSDDSSDGNISEESAGYEWEDDFPLLPLPTSSSKMAASSSASTPSTPSLPATSKAPEPKPAVQYSRFTVSPSHVSRFSITHVSDSDIDSGPVRMGTESRQPPRSCTT; encoded by the exons ATGCACTTCCTGGAAGAGGCCCAGCCATACCG TGCCCTCCAGCACCCAGCCCTCCTGCAGTGCCTGGCGCAGTGCACTGAGGTCACCCCTTACCTGCTGGTCATGGAGTTCTGCCCTTTG GGTGATGTGAAAGGGTACATGCGGAGCTGTCGGACTGCAGACACAATGACCCCTGAACCCCTGATACTGCAGAGGATGGCCTGTGAGATTGCCTCAGGACTCCTGCACCTACACAAACACAACTTCATACACAG TGACTTGGCCCTGAGAAACTGCCTTCTGACCGCTGATGTCACAGTGAAGATTGGAGACTACGGCCTGTCACACAATAAGTACAAAGATGACTACTTTGTGACGTCAGACCAGATGTACGTGCCACTGCGTTGGATCGCTCCAGAACTCATAGATGAAGTCCATGGCAACCTACTGGTAGTAGGCCAGAGCAAACAGAGCAACGTCTG GTCTCTGGGCGTGACTATCTGGGAGTTGTTTGAGTTGGGCAACCAGCCGTACAGACACTATTCTGACAGACAGGTCCTGACGTACGCTGTGAGGGAACAGCAGCTCCGACTGCCCAAGCCCCTGCTCAATATACCCCTGGCAGAGCGCTG GTATGAGGTGATGCAGTTCTGCTGGCTCCAACCAGACCAGAGGCCCAATGCAGAGGAGGTCCACCTGTTACTCAGCTACCTGTGTGCCAAGGGGGCCAACGAGGCCGAGGAGGACTTTGAGAGGCGCTGGAACTCCCTGCGTCCCAACCCCAACGCTGGCCCCAACAGCCTCCACCATGGGGCAGGAGCCCTGGCCATTG acctcccctcctcctccttccccctgcTGGAGCAGTTCTCTGGATGCGACGGCTACCACAGTGAGTCAGGAGATGATATACTGACCGTGACCGAGACCAGCCACGGCCTGAACTTCGAGTACAAGTGGGAGAAGGCTCGGGCGGGGGCGGAGCAGCCTTACCACCGTGCTGCCTTGTCCTCCAGCGGTACCCTGGGGGCCGTCAACTACCACCGCCAGGACCTGTACTACCCCCCTGGGCCAGGGGGCATGGTGGGGGGCTGTGGTGGGGTGGCCTACTACGAGCCCAAGATGCTGCATGGTTCTGGGGTCGGGGTGGTGCCGGTGCTCAGCGCCTGTAGTCCTTCAGTGAGCGCTGAGTACTACGTCCGCATGGAGGAGCCTGGTGTGGACTGTCACATCAACATGGACCTGGACTACACCATGTGCTCCTACAGCCCAGACTACCAGGGCAGCAACGGGAGCTTCCTGACAGGCAGTGGCAGTGCAGACTCAGGGGAGTGTATTATGGGGATGGGTGCATGTCCCTCCCAGGCCCACTCCAAGCCTGTGGACTCGTACTGGTCGGCAGACATCCGTAAAGCTGGGGGTGGTGGAGCGTATGACTCGGACCCAGATGGAAGCCCGGCCATCTCCCTGACCATGGAACCCCTGCTGGGGCAAGTCTCTGACTCCAGCCCCCTGAGACCCTGGGAGGCTGGTCATTACGTCTCCTACAAGGACCGGGATGGGGGGTTCTACTACGAACACTCACCCCCTATGGGCATAGGCCACCACATGGGTCTGGGTCTGGACCATCACCAGCACTACCTGATGGGGCGGGAACACTCTCCCCCCGAGCCCCACAAGGAGAGCTGGGGGTCCCGGAGCCTGCGTCAGGCCCTGGGGGAACTGGAAAACCCTCTGGGGATATCTCCCTCCATCAGTACCCCTCCCCAGGGTGGTGGTCCTCCTTTTGGAGTAGGGGACCCCTACCTGGAGACGACCAAGGGACCAGGCTCCATCATTGGGGGGAGTAGCGTCACTGGGGGTTACTATGACATGATGGGTTCTCTGAGGAAAACCATGCCGACCATGCCAGGCCACACCCACTCAGTCAGCATCACCATGGCGTCGGAAGACTCGGACGAGGAAGAGGATATATTCTCAGAGAGGCAGAGAATCAACAGTAGTAACACCTGGCCCTCTAATCTCTCTAGCCATTGCACTAACAACAACAGTCTAGGCCTGGGCCGTAGTAGACAGGCTGGCTGTAGGCAACAACAGGATGCCTATGTAGACTTTCTCTACACTATGCCCACTACCGACATAGAGGACTCGTGGCCTGAGGAGCACAACCTGACCTTCCGCTCCTCTGTCTCTGCTGCAGTTAAACCCATAGACTGCCTGGAGGCTACGGCGGCTTCGGCTAAAGACAGCAGCTGTCTATCCCTGGGGAAGCATCATACCCTGATACCCTCTGACAACGCCTACAACACCTACATCTATCTGTGCcatgagagggagggggagagggaggtgaagcCGCCACCAATCGAGTGCTGCCACTCTCATTTCGTCGACCCCCTTACAGGCCTAGTGGTGCGAAACTACACCTGTGATGGCTACAGAGATCAGATTGTAGAGATACTCAACAACGAGGAAGAGAGTGTGAATCTGTCTCCAGCACCGGGAGGGCCTAGTGTGTCTAAATCAACCCTgacacacaacactaacacaacCACAACCGTAACCAACCTTGACCACCCTGTTCAGTATGTTGACATCACTATGGACGATACCCTTTCCATAGACCACAAGCAAGAGGTTGTCACAGAAGACAAAGGGGTTCTCACTGATCCTAAACCAGAGGACATGACTATGGCTATGACTGCCCCACTTCCCTCAGTGAATGTGCCTGGCCTAGTCTGCTTGGTTGAGCCAGAGTCAGAGCTGAGCCATACCTTAGACAGCGGCCTGGACAGAGACCACTGCTCCAGCATCAGTCTAGTGGACATCTCCGACTGCTATACCGACGACGATGATGAAGACGATGACATTACTGACGTGACCTCAGGGATCTTTGCTGACGAGGCATCGGCCGGGGACCTTAACACCTCCCCCTCCTTGGCCCATCCCCTCAAGTCCCTGCAGAAGCAGGTGGGAACACCCGATTCCATGACTTCCATGGATTCCATGGACCTGATGCCTTTAGCGGCCGGCTCCACCACAGAGCCATTCAGCCCTGCCTTCAGCTCCTCCCACCCATCTAGTTCCTCCCCCAAGGCAATGGATAGCGGGTACGACACAGAGAATAACGAGAGCCCAGAGTTTGTCCCCAAGGAGCCCCACAATGAGCCCCGGGACCCAAAGACATTCACCCAGCCACTTGGGGAGTCTGTCCTGGACACCAGCCtggatgaagagggggaggaggggggagaggaggccGAGGTGGCTCCACCGGAGGATGAGGATGAACCTACCCTGGATGAAGATGTGACTCTAGCAGCCTCACAGATCACAGACAAAGAGAAGGAGCTGGCCCCCCTAAGTGAGAAGAACCCTTACAGGGACTCTGCCTACTTCTCTGACTATGAGAATGAGCGCCTTTCCAGGGATGATGAGGATGAGAAAGTGGGGGGTGATGAAAATgtaggagtggaggagggagaaaaggaggagagccTGACAAGGAAGAGGGAACTCAACCCTCTTcgtatagaggaagaggagggagagggggagatgagccTGACAGAGAAGAGGGAACTCAGCCCTCTtcatatagaggaagaggaggagggagagggggaggtgagccTGACAGAGAAGAGGGAACTCAGCCCTCTtcatatagaggaagaggaggagggagagggggaggtgagccTGACAGAGAAGAGGGAACTCAGCCCTCTtcatatagaggaagaggaggaggaggagagtctgACAGAGAGGGAGCTCAGCCCTCTtcatatagaggaagaggaggagagcctGACAGAGAAGAGGGAACACAGCCCTCTtcatatagaggaagaggaggaggaagatgagaccTTAGCTCTTCTGGAGGAGAGTGAAGACCCAGAGATGGAGGGTTGCTTGACAGAAGAGTGCCACCATGATGaagggctggagctggggctagAATTGGCCTCTAATATCTCAGGAGAAGTAGAGGAAGGGTCAGAGGGATGGCCTGCCCAGGAGGAGCCCTCTTCCCTGGGAGACTGGGCAGCAGAGGTGGTGGGGGCTATGGAAGAAGCCCTGGGGGAACTCAAGAGGAGCAGCAGTACTGAAACCAACTCTGGTaccaaggaggaggaggaagaggaaggagagcgaAGAGACATGGAGGACTCATCTGAAGCCTTAGAATTAGCAGATGTCCTACAAGAAGCATCTTGCGAAAGGTCAGAGAGCATTGACAAGGACGATGATGATGAAGAGAACGGACCTCCTGCACGACGTCAacgcttctcctcctcctcccctccctccattcctccatcacCTCTCCCCCCGATGACTCCCCCTCCGGTCCGGGTGTCGCTCACAGACGGGGGGGAGGCGGATGAGGAGGACGGAGATGGTGACTCGGATGACAGTGAGTCAGATGAGGAGCTGAGGTGTTACAGTGTTCAAGAGGAgcagagtggaggggaggagagcgaggaggagaACCATGTGGTACCCATCGTGGTCAGCGACTGTAGCGATGCTCATAACCTACGTAGTCTACTGAAGGTGCCCACCACGCTCACCTCCGAGTCGCTCGCTGATGACTTGCTGGGACGAAAGAAGAAGGTGGTGTCCTTCTTTGATGATGTCACTGTTTACTTGTTTGACCAG CAGAGCCCAACTAAAGAGCTGGCTGAGCATGGTTTCTCTCCAGAAGCTGAGACCAGCGGACAGGGTTCAGAGAGCAAACAACCAACCTCTGATGACTCCTCAGATGGAAACATCTCAGAAGAGA GTGCAGGGTATGAGTGGGAGGATGACTTCCCCTTGTTGCCCCTCCCGACTTCCTCATCCAAGATGGCTGCCTCCTCCTCAGCCTCAACCCCCTCCACACCCAGCCTGCCCGCCACCTCCAAGGCCCCGGAGCCCAAACCAGCGGTGCAGTACTCCCGCTTCACCGTTTCCCCTAGCCATGTGTCTCGCTTCTCCATCACACACGTCTCCGACTCCGACATAGACTCTGGTCCAG TGAGGATGGGgacagagagtagacagccacccAGGAGCTGCACCACATAA
- the LOC139381079 gene encoding serine/threonine-protein kinase LMTK1 isoform X2, producing MAKQPGRSVQLLKSTELGRHSLLYLKEIGDGWFGKVLLGEVNAGLSTTQVVVKELKASASVQDQMHFLEEAQPYRALQHPALLQCLAQCTEVTPYLLVMEFCPLGDVKGYMRSCRTADTMTPEPLILQRMACEIASGLLHLHKHNFIHSDLALRNCLLTADVTVKIGDYGLSHNKYKDDYFVTSDQMYVPLRWIAPELIDEVHGNLLVVGQSKQSNVWSLGVTIWELFELGNQPYRHYSDRQVLTYAVREQQLRLPKPLLNIPLAERWYEVMQFCWLQPDQRPNAEEVHLLLSYLCAKGANEAEEDFERRWNSLRPNPNAGPNSLHHGAGALAIDLPSSSFPLLEQFSGCDGYHSESGDDILTVTETSHGLNFEYKWEKARAGAEQPYHRAALSSSGTLGAVNYHRQDLYYPPGPGGMVGGCGGVAYYEPKMLHGSGVGVVPVLSACSPSVSAEYYVRMEEPGVDCHINMDLDYTMCSYSPDYQGSNGSFLTGSGSADSGECIMGMGACPSQAHSKPVDSYWSADIRKAGGGGAYDSDPDGSPAISLTMEPLLGQVSDSSPLRPWEAGHYVSYKDRDGGFYYEHSPPMGIGHHMGLGLDHHQHYLMGREHSPPEPHKESWGSRSLRQALGELENPLGISPSISTPPQGGGPPFGVGDPYLETTKGPGSIIGGSSVTGGYYDMMGSLRKTMPTMPGHTHSVSITMASEDSDEEEDIFSERQRINSSNTWPSNLSSHCTNNNSLGLGRSRQAGCRQQQDAYVDFLYTMPTTDIEDSWPEEHNLTFRSSVSAAVKPIDCLEATAASAKDSSCLSLGKHHTLIPSDNAYNTYIYLCHEREGEREVKPPPIECCHSHFVDPLTGLVVRNYTCDGYRDQIVEILNNEEESVNLSPAPGGPSVSKSTLTHNTNTTTTVTNLDHPVQYVDITMDDTLSIDHKQEVVTEDKGVLTDPKPEDMTMAMTAPLPSVNVPGLVCLVEPESELSHTLDSGLDRDHCSSISLVDISDCYTDDDDEDDDITDVTSGIFADEASAGDLNTSPSLAHPLKSLQKQVGTPDSMTSMDSMDLMPLAAGSTTEPFSPAFSSSHPSSSSPKAMDSGYDTENNESPEFVPKEPHNEPRDPKTFTQPLGESVLDTSLDEEGEEGGEEAEVAPPEDEDEPTLDEDVTLAASQITDKEKELAPLSEKNPYRDSAYFSDYENERLSRDDEDEKVGGDENVGVEEGEKEESLTRKRELNPLRIEEEEGEGEMSLTEKRELSPLHIEEEEEGEGEVSLTEKRELSPLHIEEEEEGEGEVSLTEKRELSPLHIEEEEEEESLTERELSPLHIEEEEESLTEKREHSPLHIEEEEEEDETLALLEESEDPEMEGCLTEECHHDEGLELGLELASNISGEVEEGSEGWPAQEEPSSLGDWAAEVVGAMEEALGELKRSSSTETNSGTKEEEEEEGERRDMEDSSEALELADVLQEASCERSESIDKDDDDEENGPPARRQRFSSSSPPSIPPSPLPPMTPPPVRVSLTDGGEADEEDGDGDSDDSESDEELRCYSVQEEQSGGEESEEENHVVPIVVSDCSDAHNLRSLLKVPTTLTSESLADDLLGRKKKVVSFFDDVTVYLFDQQSPTKELAEHGFSPEAETSGQGSESKQPTSDDSSDGNISEESAGYEWEDDFPLLPLPTSSSKMAASSSASTPSTPSLPATSKAPEPKPAVQYSRFTVSPSHVSRFSITHVSDSDIDSGPVRMGTESRQPPRSCTT from the exons TCCAACTCCTGAAGTCCACAGAGCTCGGTCGCCACAGTCTTCTCTACTTGAAGGAGATCGGCGATGGCTGGTTCGGAAAG GTTCTCCTGGGGGAGGTGAATGCGGGTCTCAGCACCACCCAGGTGGTGGTTAAGGAGCTGAAGGCCAGTGCCAGTGTTCAGGACCAGATGCACTTCCTGGAAGAGGCCCAGCCATACCG TGCCCTCCAGCACCCAGCCCTCCTGCAGTGCCTGGCGCAGTGCACTGAGGTCACCCCTTACCTGCTGGTCATGGAGTTCTGCCCTTTG GGTGATGTGAAAGGGTACATGCGGAGCTGTCGGACTGCAGACACAATGACCCCTGAACCCCTGATACTGCAGAGGATGGCCTGTGAGATTGCCTCAGGACTCCTGCACCTACACAAACACAACTTCATACACAG TGACTTGGCCCTGAGAAACTGCCTTCTGACCGCTGATGTCACAGTGAAGATTGGAGACTACGGCCTGTCACACAATAAGTACAAAGATGACTACTTTGTGACGTCAGACCAGATGTACGTGCCACTGCGTTGGATCGCTCCAGAACTCATAGATGAAGTCCATGGCAACCTACTGGTAGTAGGCCAGAGCAAACAGAGCAACGTCTG GTCTCTGGGCGTGACTATCTGGGAGTTGTTTGAGTTGGGCAACCAGCCGTACAGACACTATTCTGACAGACAGGTCCTGACGTACGCTGTGAGGGAACAGCAGCTCCGACTGCCCAAGCCCCTGCTCAATATACCCCTGGCAGAGCGCTG GTATGAGGTGATGCAGTTCTGCTGGCTCCAACCAGACCAGAGGCCCAATGCAGAGGAGGTCCACCTGTTACTCAGCTACCTGTGTGCCAAGGGGGCCAACGAGGCCGAGGAGGACTTTGAGAGGCGCTGGAACTCCCTGCGTCCCAACCCCAACGCTGGCCCCAACAGCCTCCACCATGGGGCAGGAGCCCTGGCCATTG acctcccctcctcctccttccccctgcTGGAGCAGTTCTCTGGATGCGACGGCTACCACAGTGAGTCAGGAGATGATATACTGACCGTGACCGAGACCAGCCACGGCCTGAACTTCGAGTACAAGTGGGAGAAGGCTCGGGCGGGGGCGGAGCAGCCTTACCACCGTGCTGCCTTGTCCTCCAGCGGTACCCTGGGGGCCGTCAACTACCACCGCCAGGACCTGTACTACCCCCCTGGGCCAGGGGGCATGGTGGGGGGCTGTGGTGGGGTGGCCTACTACGAGCCCAAGATGCTGCATGGTTCTGGGGTCGGGGTGGTGCCGGTGCTCAGCGCCTGTAGTCCTTCAGTGAGCGCTGAGTACTACGTCCGCATGGAGGAGCCTGGTGTGGACTGTCACATCAACATGGACCTGGACTACACCATGTGCTCCTACAGCCCAGACTACCAGGGCAGCAACGGGAGCTTCCTGACAGGCAGTGGCAGTGCAGACTCAGGGGAGTGTATTATGGGGATGGGTGCATGTCCCTCCCAGGCCCACTCCAAGCCTGTGGACTCGTACTGGTCGGCAGACATCCGTAAAGCTGGGGGTGGTGGAGCGTATGACTCGGACCCAGATGGAAGCCCGGCCATCTCCCTGACCATGGAACCCCTGCTGGGGCAAGTCTCTGACTCCAGCCCCCTGAGACCCTGGGAGGCTGGTCATTACGTCTCCTACAAGGACCGGGATGGGGGGTTCTACTACGAACACTCACCCCCTATGGGCATAGGCCACCACATGGGTCTGGGTCTGGACCATCACCAGCACTACCTGATGGGGCGGGAACACTCTCCCCCCGAGCCCCACAAGGAGAGCTGGGGGTCCCGGAGCCTGCGTCAGGCCCTGGGGGAACTGGAAAACCCTCTGGGGATATCTCCCTCCATCAGTACCCCTCCCCAGGGTGGTGGTCCTCCTTTTGGAGTAGGGGACCCCTACCTGGAGACGACCAAGGGACCAGGCTCCATCATTGGGGGGAGTAGCGTCACTGGGGGTTACTATGACATGATGGGTTCTCTGAGGAAAACCATGCCGACCATGCCAGGCCACACCCACTCAGTCAGCATCACCATGGCGTCGGAAGACTCGGACGAGGAAGAGGATATATTCTCAGAGAGGCAGAGAATCAACAGTAGTAACACCTGGCCCTCTAATCTCTCTAGCCATTGCACTAACAACAACAGTCTAGGCCTGGGCCGTAGTAGACAGGCTGGCTGTAGGCAACAACAGGATGCCTATGTAGACTTTCTCTACACTATGCCCACTACCGACATAGAGGACTCGTGGCCTGAGGAGCACAACCTGACCTTCCGCTCCTCTGTCTCTGCTGCAGTTAAACCCATAGACTGCCTGGAGGCTACGGCGGCTTCGGCTAAAGACAGCAGCTGTCTATCCCTGGGGAAGCATCATACCCTGATACCCTCTGACAACGCCTACAACACCTACATCTATCTGTGCcatgagagggagggggagagggaggtgaagcCGCCACCAATCGAGTGCTGCCACTCTCATTTCGTCGACCCCCTTACAGGCCTAGTGGTGCGAAACTACACCTGTGATGGCTACAGAGATCAGATTGTAGAGATACTCAACAACGAGGAAGAGAGTGTGAATCTGTCTCCAGCACCGGGAGGGCCTAGTGTGTCTAAATCAACCCTgacacacaacactaacacaacCACAACCGTAACCAACCTTGACCACCCTGTTCAGTATGTTGACATCACTATGGACGATACCCTTTCCATAGACCACAAGCAAGAGGTTGTCACAGAAGACAAAGGGGTTCTCACTGATCCTAAACCAGAGGACATGACTATGGCTATGACTGCCCCACTTCCCTCAGTGAATGTGCCTGGCCTAGTCTGCTTGGTTGAGCCAGAGTCAGAGCTGAGCCATACCTTAGACAGCGGCCTGGACAGAGACCACTGCTCCAGCATCAGTCTAGTGGACATCTCCGACTGCTATACCGACGACGATGATGAAGACGATGACATTACTGACGTGACCTCAGGGATCTTTGCTGACGAGGCATCGGCCGGGGACCTTAACACCTCCCCCTCCTTGGCCCATCCCCTCAAGTCCCTGCAGAAGCAGGTGGGAACACCCGATTCCATGACTTCCATGGATTCCATGGACCTGATGCCTTTAGCGGCCGGCTCCACCACAGAGCCATTCAGCCCTGCCTTCAGCTCCTCCCACCCATCTAGTTCCTCCCCCAAGGCAATGGATAGCGGGTACGACACAGAGAATAACGAGAGCCCAGAGTTTGTCCCCAAGGAGCCCCACAATGAGCCCCGGGACCCAAAGACATTCACCCAGCCACTTGGGGAGTCTGTCCTGGACACCAGCCtggatgaagagggggaggaggggggagaggaggccGAGGTGGCTCCACCGGAGGATGAGGATGAACCTACCCTGGATGAAGATGTGACTCTAGCAGCCTCACAGATCACAGACAAAGAGAAGGAGCTGGCCCCCCTAAGTGAGAAGAACCCTTACAGGGACTCTGCCTACTTCTCTGACTATGAGAATGAGCGCCTTTCCAGGGATGATGAGGATGAGAAAGTGGGGGGTGATGAAAATgtaggagtggaggagggagaaaaggaggagagccTGACAAGGAAGAGGGAACTCAACCCTCTTcgtatagaggaagaggagggagagggggagatgagccTGACAGAGAAGAGGGAACTCAGCCCTCTtcatatagaggaagaggaggagggagagggggaggtgagccTGACAGAGAAGAGGGAACTCAGCCCTCTtcatatagaggaagaggaggagggagagggggaggtgagccTGACAGAGAAGAGGGAACTCAGCCCTCTtcatatagaggaagaggaggaggaggagagtctgACAGAGAGGGAGCTCAGCCCTCTtcatatagaggaagaggaggagagcctGACAGAGAAGAGGGAACACAGCCCTCTtcatatagaggaagaggaggaggaagatgagaccTTAGCTCTTCTGGAGGAGAGTGAAGACCCAGAGATGGAGGGTTGCTTGACAGAAGAGTGCCACCATGATGaagggctggagctggggctagAATTGGCCTCTAATATCTCAGGAGAAGTAGAGGAAGGGTCAGAGGGATGGCCTGCCCAGGAGGAGCCCTCTTCCCTGGGAGACTGGGCAGCAGAGGTGGTGGGGGCTATGGAAGAAGCCCTGGGGGAACTCAAGAGGAGCAGCAGTACTGAAACCAACTCTGGTaccaaggaggaggaggaagaggaaggagagcgaAGAGACATGGAGGACTCATCTGAAGCCTTAGAATTAGCAGATGTCCTACAAGAAGCATCTTGCGAAAGGTCAGAGAGCATTGACAAGGACGATGATGATGAAGAGAACGGACCTCCTGCACGACGTCAacgcttctcctcctcctcccctccctccattcctccatcacCTCTCCCCCCGATGACTCCCCCTCCGGTCCGGGTGTCGCTCACAGACGGGGGGGAGGCGGATGAGGAGGACGGAGATGGTGACTCGGATGACAGTGAGTCAGATGAGGAGCTGAGGTGTTACAGTGTTCAAGAGGAgcagagtggaggggaggagagcgaggaggagaACCATGTGGTACCCATCGTGGTCAGCGACTGTAGCGATGCTCATAACCTACGTAGTCTACTGAAGGTGCCCACCACGCTCACCTCCGAGTCGCTCGCTGATGACTTGCTGGGACGAAAGAAGAAGGTGGTGTCCTTCTTTGATGATGTCACTGTTTACTTGTTTGACCAG CAGAGCCCAACTAAAGAGCTGGCTGAGCATGGTTTCTCTCCAGAAGCTGAGACCAGCGGACAGGGTTCAGAGAGCAAACAACCAACCTCTGATGACTCCTCAGATGGAAACATCTCAGAAGAGA GTGCAGGGTATGAGTGGGAGGATGACTTCCCCTTGTTGCCCCTCCCGACTTCCTCATCCAAGATGGCTGCCTCCTCCTCAGCCTCAACCCCCTCCACACCCAGCCTGCCCGCCACCTCCAAGGCCCCGGAGCCCAAACCAGCGGTGCAGTACTCCCGCTTCACCGTTTCCCCTAGCCATGTGTCTCGCTTCTCCATCACACACGTCTCCGACTCCGACATAGACTCTGGTCCAG TGAGGATGGGgacagagagtagacagccacccAGGAGCTGCACCACATAA